The Phreatobacter oligotrophus genome contains a region encoding:
- a CDS encoding GNAT family N-acetyltransferase yields MARPAVPHPVLETDRLRLRQFRPEDAEALHPAFCDAATMRWWNTPPHEKRIDTDRVVQRCIDCTPAYYRFWAVADRDTDLCIGLANYHDGHIRNRRASIGYLLVPGRQGQGLAREAVAAMIEHCTTVLKLHRLEAYIHPDNAASIGLATRLGFTAEGRLRDHLRVGEEWRDNLLLARIAAA; encoded by the coding sequence ATGGCGCGCCCGGCCGTCCCCCACCCCGTCCTGGAGACGGATCGACTGCGGCTTCGCCAGTTTCGCCCCGAGGACGCCGAGGCCCTGCACCCCGCCTTCTGCGATGCCGCGACCATGCGCTGGTGGAACACGCCGCCGCACGAGAAGCGGATCGACACCGACCGCGTCGTCCAGCGCTGCATCGACTGCACGCCGGCCTATTACCGCTTCTGGGCGGTTGCCGACCGCGACACCGACCTGTGCATCGGCCTCGCCAACTACCATGACGGCCACATCCGCAACCGCCGGGCCTCCATCGGCTACCTTCTCGTGCCCGGGCGGCAGGGCCAGGGCCTCGCCCGCGAGGCGGTGGCCGCCATGATCGAGCACTGCACGACGGTCCTGAAGCTGCATCGGCTGGAGGCCTATATCCACCCCGACAATGCCGCCTCGATCGGCCTTGCCACCCGGCTCGGCTTCACCGCGGAGGGCCGTCTGCGCGATCATCTGCGCGTCGGCGAGGAATGGCGCGACAACCTGCTCTTAGCCCGGATCGCAGCGGCCTAG
- a CDS encoding Lrp/AsnC ligand binding domain-containing protein: protein MIAFFVQIKCQLGKAYEVAAALADREIASEIYSTAGNFDLLVKFYVEPGTDIGHFVNEKVQLIPGIQDTHTIITFKAF from the coding sequence ATGATCGCCTTTTTCGTCCAGATCAAATGCCAGCTCGGCAAGGCCTATGAGGTCGCTGCCGCCCTCGCCGATCGCGAGATCGCCTCGGAGATCTACTCGACCGCCGGCAATTTCGATCTGCTGGTGAAGTTCTATGTCGAGCCGGGCACCGACATCGGCCATTTCGTCAATGAGAAGGTGCAGCTGATCCCGGGCATCCAGGACACCCACACGATCATCACGTTCAAGGCATTCTGA
- a CDS encoding fumarylacetoacetate hydrolase family protein, translating to MKLVRYGAKGKEKPGLIDPDGKIRDLSSVVADISGDALGKKGLAKIAKANWEKLPLVKGKPRYGACVGDVGNFIAVGLNYADHAAETGAAIPTEPILFNKARSCIVGPNDDVMLPKKSVKTDWEIELAIVIGERARYVSKKDALSVVAGFCICNDVSEREYQIERGGQWMKGKGCETFGPLGPWLVTTDEIKDVQNLGMWLDVNGERMQTGSTKTMIFDVKTIVSYVSEFMVLEPGDVITTGTPPGVGLGMKPPKFLKAGDVMTLGIEGLGEQKQKVIAWQ from the coding sequence GTGAAACTCGTTCGCTACGGCGCCAAGGGCAAGGAAAAGCCCGGCCTCATCGATCCCGATGGCAAAATCCGCGACCTGTCCTCCGTCGTGGCGGACATCTCCGGTGATGCGCTCGGCAAGAAGGGCCTCGCCAAGATCGCCAAGGCCAACTGGGAGAAGCTGCCGCTGGTGAAGGGCAAGCCGCGCTATGGCGCCTGCGTCGGCGATGTCGGCAACTTCATCGCCGTCGGCCTCAACTATGCCGACCACGCCGCCGAGACGGGCGCCGCCATCCCCACCGAGCCGATCCTCTTCAACAAGGCGCGCTCCTGCATCGTCGGCCCGAACGACGATGTCATGCTGCCGAAGAAGTCGGTGAAGACCGACTGGGAGATCGAGCTGGCCATCGTCATCGGCGAGCGCGCCCGCTATGTCTCCAAGAAGGACGCCCTCTCGGTCGTCGCCGGCTTCTGCATCTGCAACGACGTCTCCGAGCGCGAGTACCAGATCGAGCGCGGCGGCCAGTGGATGAAGGGCAAGGGCTGCGAGACCTTCGGCCCGCTCGGCCCCTGGCTCGTCACCACCGACGAGATCAAGGACGTGCAGAACCTCGGCATGTGGCTCGACGTCAACGGCGAGCGGATGCAGACCGGTTCGACCAAGACCATGATCTTCGACGTGAAGACCATCGTCTCCTACGTTTCCGAATTCATGGTGCTGGAGCCCGGCGACGTCATCACCACGGGCACCCCGCCCGGCGTCGGCCTCGGCATGAAGCCGCCGAAGTTCCTCAAGGCCGGCGACGTCATGACCCTCGGCATCGAGGGCCTCGGCGAGCAGAAGCAGAAGGTCATCGCCTGGCAGTGA
- a CDS encoding DMT family transporter gives MPPVLALGALTTAAMIAFAANSILARLALATGSIDDLGYTGWRLASGAVTLVLVMRLLERDRPLLPLAGSWPQAVALFGYAVFFSVAYLWLGAAVGAIVLFGAVQAGMIGRALVAGDRPGLVEIGGLTLAFAALVWLVSPGVAAPPLMGVFVMALSGLCWAAYSLLGRGSTAPVADTAGNFVRCLPAGLALMAWSQWTAAPSAFGIACAIASGAIASGLGYAVWYRVLPRLSRLTAASVQLTVPAIAAAGAVLLLAEPLTLRLVLASAAILAGMAVTVLAGERRRRS, from the coding sequence ATGCCCCCTGTCCTCGCCCTCGGCGCGTTGACGACAGCCGCGATGATCGCCTTCGCGGCGAATTCCATTCTCGCGCGCCTGGCGCTCGCCACCGGCTCCATCGACGATCTCGGCTATACCGGCTGGCGCCTCGCCTCCGGCGCGGTGACGCTCGTGCTGGTGATGCGGCTGCTCGAACGCGACCGCCCCCTCCTGCCGCTAGCCGGGAGCTGGCCGCAGGCCGTGGCGCTCTTCGGCTATGCGGTGTTCTTCTCCGTCGCCTATCTCTGGCTCGGCGCGGCGGTGGGCGCCATCGTCCTCTTCGGCGCGGTCCAGGCCGGCATGATCGGCCGCGCGCTGGTCGCGGGCGACAGGCCGGGTCTGGTCGAGATCGGAGGGCTCACCCTCGCCTTCGCCGCCCTCGTCTGGCTGGTCTCGCCGGGCGTCGCGGCGCCGCCCCTCATGGGCGTCTTCGTCATGGCCCTGTCGGGCCTGTGCTGGGCCGCCTATTCGCTGCTCGGCCGCGGCTCCACCGCACCCGTCGCCGACACCGCCGGCAACTTCGTGCGTTGCCTGCCGGCCGGCCTCGCCCTCATGGCCTGGAGCCAGTGGACGGCGGCGCCATCGGCCTTCGGCATTGCATGCGCCATCGCCTCCGGCGCCATCGCCTCAGGTCTTGGCTATGCGGTCTGGTATCGCGTCCTGCCGCGCCTGTCGCGGCTCACCGCCGCCTCGGTCCAGCTGACCGTGCCGGCCATCGCGGCAGCCGGCGCTGTGCTGCTGCTGGCGGAGCCGCTGACGCTGCGCCTGGTCCTCGCCAGCGCCGCCATCCTCGCCGGCATGGCGGTGACCGTGCTGGCCGGCGAACGGCGTCGCCGCAGCTGA
- a CDS encoding cation diffusion facilitator family transporter, with translation MAKIDRVQLIALMSIVIGVVVLALKYLAFVLTGSIALYSDALESIVNVVTAIVAALAVRTSGRPADKDHPYGHGKVEYFSAVIVGVFIVVAAILILREAWDGFREPKVLSGDTMGLMVNGAAGLLNAGWCWVLVSQGRKLRSPALVADGHHLLTDVVSSAGVLVGVLLATATGWAILDPALAAIVAVNILWAGWKLMSDSVGGLMDKALPESELDRIRALISANAEGAIEAHDLRTRMAGKTTFLEFHLVVPGTMSVDAAHTICDRLEQAIRGEVGHAQITIHVEPEAKAKHSGIVVL, from the coding sequence ATGGCCAAAATAGATCGTGTCCAGCTTATCGCGCTGATGAGCATCGTTATTGGCGTCGTGGTGCTTGCGCTCAAGTATCTGGCGTTCGTCCTCACCGGATCGATCGCGCTCTATTCAGATGCGCTCGAAAGTATCGTCAATGTTGTTACGGCCATCGTGGCGGCGCTGGCGGTGCGGACCAGTGGCCGGCCGGCGGACAAGGACCACCCTTATGGCCACGGCAAGGTCGAATACTTCTCCGCCGTCATCGTCGGCGTGTTCATCGTGGTGGCGGCGATCCTGATCCTGCGCGAGGCCTGGGACGGCTTCCGCGAACCGAAGGTGCTGTCCGGCGACACGATGGGCCTGATGGTCAACGGCGCCGCGGGCCTCCTCAATGCCGGCTGGTGCTGGGTTCTGGTCTCGCAAGGGCGCAAGCTGCGCTCGCCGGCGCTTGTCGCCGACGGCCATCACCTCCTCACCGACGTGGTCTCCTCCGCCGGCGTGCTGGTCGGCGTGCTGCTGGCGACCGCCACCGGATGGGCCATCCTGGACCCGGCCTTGGCCGCCATCGTTGCCGTCAACATCCTGTGGGCCGGCTGGAAGCTGATGAGCGACAGTGTCGGCGGCCTCATGGACAAGGCGCTGCCCGAATCCGAGCTCGATCGCATCCGAGCGCTCATCTCCGCCAATGCGGAGGGCGCGATCGAGGCGCATGACCTCAGGACCCGCATGGCGGGCAAGACGACCTTCCTGGAGTTCCACCTCGTCGTCCCCGGCACCATGTCGGTGGACGCGGCCCATACGATCTGCGACCGGCTGGAACAGGCCATCCGCGGCGAGGTCGGCCACGCGCAGATCACCATCCATGTCGAGCCCGAGGCCAAGGCCAAGCATTCGGGGATCGTGGTTCTCTAG
- a CDS encoding hydroxyethylthiazole kinase encodes MDALSPSGEALSPHTVVAAAQAGLAAIRARRPRIHCITNSVAQAYTANALLAIGAIPSMTTSPDEIAAFAGSADGLLVNLGTLEPELRAVIATAIDAAAGAGRPWLLDPVFVDRSPPRAAFAREIAARRPTVIRANAAEIGALAPGEGPAALAARLGTVVAVTGEADRVTDGAKGFAIANGHPLMARVTAMGCAGAAITTAFLSVGAPPMVATAAALAVLGLAGEVAARTASGPGSFAIAYLDALDALTPDALADGARIKVLTPGDAS; translated from the coding sequence ATGGATGCCCTGTCCCCGTCCGGGGAAGCCCTGTCGCCCCATACCGTCGTCGCCGCTGCGCAAGCTGGCCTTGCCGCCATCCGCGCCCGCCGGCCGCGCATCCATTGCATCACCAATTCGGTTGCGCAGGCCTATACGGCGAACGCGCTGCTCGCCATCGGCGCCATTCCCTCCATGACCACCTCGCCCGACGAGATCGCCGCCTTTGCCGGCAGCGCCGACGGGCTGCTCGTCAATCTCGGCACGCTGGAGCCGGAGCTGCGGGCGGTGATCGCAACGGCCATCGATGCCGCCGCGGGAGCAGGCCGGCCCTGGCTGCTGGACCCGGTCTTCGTCGACCGCTCGCCGCCGCGGGCGGCCTTCGCACGGGAGATCGCGGCGCGCCGTCCGACGGTCATCCGCGCCAATGCCGCCGAGATCGGCGCGCTGGCCCCGGGGGAGGGGCCCGCGGCCCTCGCCGCACGGCTCGGCACGGTCGTCGCCGTCACGGGGGAGGCCGACAGGGTGACGGATGGGGCCAAGGGCTTCGCCATCGCCAACGGCCATCCGCTGATGGCGCGCGTCACCGCCATGGGCTGCGCCGGTGCCGCCATCACCACCGCCTTCCTGTCGGTCGGCGCCCCGCCGATGGTCGCGACCGCGGCCGCCCTCGCCGTGCTCGGCCTTGCCGGGGAGGTTGCGGCGCGCACCGCCTCGGGGCCCGGCAGCTTCGCCATCGCCTATCTCGACGCCCTCGACGCGCTCACCCCCGACGCCCTCGCGGACGGAGCGCGCATCAAAGTCCTCACGCCAGGAGACGCCTCGTGA
- a CDS encoding helix-turn-helix domain-containing protein, translating into MADRDPKKTELDAGAHVLSGNLGKTVQRLRKAYNLSLSELSEQSGVAKSIISQIERNETNPTLATIWRLSQALDVSIERVLATATEEPFLEKLSRADTPLLVSDDGKCRLSIIGWIKTVEWLQWYDFQCDPGGVLESDGHQRGSIESLSVLSGELTVEVADRVEVVGPGESARYRCDGRHVIRNRGTTPAHAVMVCILKAAVME; encoded by the coding sequence ATGGCCGACCGCGATCCGAAGAAGACCGAGCTCGACGCGGGAGCCCATGTCCTGTCGGGCAATCTCGGCAAGACGGTGCAGCGCCTGCGCAAGGCCTACAACCTGTCGCTCTCCGAACTCTCGGAGCAGTCGGGCGTCGCCAAGTCGATCATCAGCCAGATCGAGCGCAACGAGACCAATCCGACGCTCGCCACCATCTGGCGCCTCAGCCAGGCGCTCGACGTCTCGATCGAGCGGGTGCTGGCCACCGCTACCGAGGAGCCCTTCCTCGAGAAGCTGTCGCGCGCCGATACCCCGCTGCTCGTCTCCGACGACGGCAAGTGCCGGCTCTCCATCATCGGCTGGATCAAGACGGTCGAGTGGCTGCAGTGGTACGACTTCCAGTGCGATCCCGGCGGGGTGCTGGAGAGCGACGGCCACCAGCGCGGCTCCATCGAAAGCCTCTCGGTGCTGTCCGGCGAGCTCACCGTCGAGGTGGCCGATCGCGTCGAGGTGGTGGGGCCCGGCGAGAGCGCGCGCTACCGCTGTGACGGCCGCCACGTCATCCGCAACCGCGGCACGACGCCGGCCCATGCGGTCATGGTCTGCATCCTCAAAGCCGCGGTGATGGAGTGA
- a CDS encoding DMT family transporter has protein sequence MPVLSRAATGILFKLMSTVAFTSMSTLVRVAGKEIPVGEVVFCRSFFALIPLFMMLAWRHEVMDAFRYVSFLSHMKRGVIGATGMFSGFVGLTMLPLADSTAISYAAPLMVVPLAYFILGEQVRIYRWTAVAVGFVGVVVILWPHLDVVALYGQADAHSTGALFSLGGAICAAFATIQVRKLVNTETTAAIVFTFMVLCACLALLTWPLGYVIPIMGQWVVPSPMKAFILVMVGVTGGLGQIFLTLSYRYADTSLIAPFDYFSMIWAVIIGYLVFADLPSAYVIAGGTIVVASGIFVMWREHKLGLERAQQRKVTTPQG, from the coding sequence ATGCCTGTTCTCTCCCGCGCTGCCACGGGAATTCTCTTCAAGCTCATGTCGACGGTGGCCTTCACCTCCATGTCGACGCTGGTGCGCGTGGCGGGCAAGGAGATCCCGGTCGGCGAGGTGGTGTTCTGCCGGTCCTTCTTCGCCCTGATCCCGCTCTTCATGATGTTGGCCTGGCGCCATGAGGTCATGGACGCCTTCCGCTATGTGAGCTTCCTCTCCCACATGAAGCGCGGCGTCATCGGCGCCACCGGCATGTTCTCCGGCTTCGTTGGCCTCACCATGCTGCCGCTCGCCGATTCCACCGCCATCAGCTACGCCGCGCCGCTGATGGTCGTGCCGCTGGCCTATTTCATCCTCGGCGAACAGGTGCGCATCTATCGCTGGACGGCGGTGGCCGTCGGCTTTGTCGGGGTCGTGGTGATCCTCTGGCCGCATCTCGACGTGGTCGCCCTCTACGGCCAGGCCGATGCCCACAGCACCGGCGCGCTCTTCTCGCTGGGCGGGGCGATCTGCGCCGCCTTCGCCACCATCCAGGTGCGCAAGCTCGTCAACACCGAGACGACGGCGGCCATCGTCTTCACCTTCATGGTGCTCTGCGCCTGCCTGGCGCTGCTCACCTGGCCGCTCGGCTATGTCATCCCGATCATGGGCCAGTGGGTGGTGCCGAGCCCGATGAAGGCCTTCATCCTCGTCATGGTCGGCGTCACCGGCGGCCTCGGCCAGATCTTCCTGACGCTGAGCTACCGCTACGCCGACACCTCGCTGATCGCCCCCTTCGACTATTTCTCGATGATCTGGGCGGTCATCATCGGCTATCTCGTCTTCGCCGACCTGCCGAGCGCCTATGTGATCGCCGGCGGCACCAT
- the thiD gene encoding bifunctional hydroxymethylpyrimidine kinase/phosphomethylpyrimidine kinase, whose translation MTAIAVTIAGSDSGGGAGIQADLKTFSALGVYGASVITALTAQNTLGVQAIHDVPAAFIAAQMDSVFSDLAVGAAKIGMLSQVPVIEAVAAGLDRHGVKAVVLDPVMVATSGDRLLNPDAISALKRLLLPRAVVVTPNLLEAAALLDQPVALGEEDMLAQGQRLIALGAPAVLMKGGHGHGDTSVDLLVTREGAVRLEAPRIATRNTHGTGCTLSSAIAAGLAKGFPLGEAVSEAKDYVTKAIAASDRLSIGSGHGPTHHFHAWW comes from the coding sequence GTGACCGCCATCGCCGTGACCATTGCGGGCTCGGATTCCGGCGGCGGCGCCGGCATCCAGGCCGACCTCAAGACCTTCTCCGCCCTCGGCGTCTATGGCGCGAGCGTCATCACCGCACTGACCGCACAGAACACCCTCGGCGTGCAGGCGATCCACGACGTGCCGGCGGCCTTCATTGCTGCGCAGATGGATTCGGTCTTCTCCGACCTCGCGGTCGGCGCCGCCAAGATCGGCATGCTCTCGCAGGTGCCGGTGATCGAGGCCGTGGCCGCGGGCCTCGACCGCCACGGCGTCAAGGCCGTCGTGCTCGACCCCGTCATGGTCGCGACCTCTGGCGACCGGCTGCTCAACCCCGATGCCATCTCGGCGCTGAAGCGGCTCTTGCTGCCGCGCGCCGTCGTGGTGACGCCGAACCTCCTGGAGGCGGCGGCGCTGCTCGACCAGCCGGTAGCGCTCGGCGAGGAGGACATGCTGGCCCAGGGCCAGAGGCTCATCGCGCTTGGCGCGCCGGCCGTGCTGATGAAGGGTGGCCACGGCCATGGTGATACCAGCGTCGACCTGCTGGTGACGCGCGAGGGCGCGGTGCGGCTGGAGGCCCCGCGCATCGCCACCCGCAACACCCACGGCACGGGTTGCACGCTCTCCTCGGCCATCGCCGCGGGCCTCGCCAAGGGATTCCCGCTCGGCGAGGCCGTGTCCGAGGCCAAGGACTACGTCACGAAAGCCATTGCTGCCTCCGACCGCCTTTCCATCGGCTCCGGCCACGGACCGACCCATCATTTTCATGCCTGGTGGTGA
- a CDS encoding TRAP transporter substrate-binding protein: MTPTRRSALAAGAAGLLAAPAIASAQTPLRWRMVTSWPKALPGPSFSAQRIADRIRVLSGGRIEVQVFAAGEVVPAFAVHEAVGNRTVELGHTASFFAIGREPALAFFTTVPFGLTPPEHNAWVLKGGGQALWDAASERFGVKPLLGGNTGVSMGGWFRREIQSAEDVKGLTIRMVGLGAELFQRLGATAIAVPPGDIYPALERGAVDGAEFTAPGSDIQLGLWRVAPFYYAPGFNKPNGSSELVINKALWEGLPADLKAVVEAASEAEQAVALAEIEILNMEALTTLVGSHGVKLRGFPAALVQQARRQAADLQRDLGTRSPMAGRVAESYTAFQARIAPWTRVSTHAALGAREV; encoded by the coding sequence ATGACCCCGACCCGCCGTTCCGCCCTCGCTGCCGGCGCCGCCGGCCTCCTGGCCGCTCCCGCCATCGCCTCGGCGCAGACGCCGCTGCGCTGGCGGATGGTCACCTCCTGGCCGAAGGCGCTGCCCGGACCTTCCTTCTCGGCCCAGCGCATCGCCGACCGCATCCGCGTCCTCTCCGGCGGGCGCATCGAGGTGCAGGTCTTCGCCGCCGGCGAGGTCGTTCCGGCCTTCGCCGTTCACGAGGCGGTCGGCAACCGGACCGTCGAGCTCGGCCACACAGCCTCGTTCTTCGCCATCGGCCGCGAGCCGGCGCTCGCCTTCTTCACCACCGTGCCCTTCGGCCTGACCCCGCCGGAGCACAATGCCTGGGTGCTGAAGGGCGGCGGGCAGGCGCTCTGGGATGCCGCCTCCGAGCGCTTTGGCGTGAAGCCGTTGCTCGGCGGCAATACCGGCGTCTCGATGGGCGGCTGGTTCCGCCGCGAGATCCAGTCGGCCGAGGACGTGAAGGGCCTGACCATCCGCATGGTCGGGCTCGGGGCCGAGCTGTTCCAGCGGCTCGGCGCGACCGCCATCGCCGTGCCGCCGGGCGACATCTATCCGGCGCTGGAGCGCGGGGCGGTCGACGGGGCGGAGTTCACCGCGCCCGGCTCCGACATCCAGCTCGGGCTGTGGCGCGTCGCGCCCTTCTACTACGCGCCGGGCTTCAACAAGCCGAACGGGTCGAGCGAGCTCGTCATCAACAAGGCGCTGTGGGAGGGGCTGCCCGCCGATCTCAAGGCCGTCGTCGAGGCGGCGAGCGAGGCGGAACAGGCCGTCGCCCTCGCCGAGATCGAGATCCTCAACATGGAGGCGCTGACGACGCTGGTCGGCAGCCATGGCGTCAAGCTGCGCGGCTTCCCGGCCGCGCTGGTGCAGCAGGCGCGCCGGCAGGCGGCGGACCTGCAGCGCGACCTCGGCACCCGCAGCCCGATGGCGGGCCGCGTTGCTGAGAGCTACACCGCCTTCCAGGCGCGCATCGCCCCCTGGACACGCGTCTCGACCCATGCGGCGCTCGGCGCGCGGGAGGTCTGA
- a CDS encoding xanthine dehydrogenase family protein molybdopterin-binding subunit gives MTPTKFGMGQAVSRVEDAPLIKGEGRYVSDLVPQGALVGYVLRSPFAFADFVIKDTSAARAMKGVKAIFTHADLEGVGLLPCLSQIPSVKPIPNPPWEVLCSKTVRHVGDGVAFVVADTLDRAKDAAEAIEIEWTSREPIIDAVDALKPGAAQVWPDIAGNLCGEVHLGDADATAKAFEKAHRTVSVTIVNNRLITNYMETRGCLAEYDAKSKGFTLTLGSQGSHGIQATLATKIFNMPKEKIRVVTPDVGGGFGTKTFMFREYPLCMVAARKLKKPVAWVQERGDHFVNCSQGRDNVSTATAALDKRGKVLAVKVQTIADMGAYLSQYATFIPYVGALMLAGVYAFPAMDVRLKYAYTNTVPVDAYRGAGRPEAAYLIERLMDRIAIETGSTPAEVRRRNFIRPDQFPWKTPVGRTYDSGEFDGHMTRAMEVAGWDTFKDRLKVARKAGKIRGIGMATYIEACGGGAPENAWMSLEKDGSVIIKVGTQSNGQGHKTAYAQLASQHLDIPVERITVIQGDTDLIPSGTGTGGSRSLPVGGAAVDVGARALADVIKEMAATEMEVGVADVEIVGGNVRVVGTDKSISYEKIASLPGAEEKLKSHGTWRPPEPTFPNGTHICEVEVDPDTGATTIVGYTVVDDFGVTINPTLLAGQVHGGIVQGIGQALLERTVYDKESGQLLTASFMDYAMPRADHIPNFHFETRNVPCVTNLLGIKGAGEAGTIGACPAVMNALVDALWRAYGIKEIDMPATPAVVWEAIQQAKAAKAA, from the coding sequence ATGACGCCGACGAAATTCGGAATGGGCCAGGCTGTGAGCCGGGTCGAGGACGCGCCGCTGATCAAGGGCGAGGGCCGCTATGTCTCCGACCTCGTGCCGCAAGGCGCCCTCGTCGGCTATGTGCTGCGTTCGCCCTTCGCCTTCGCCGATTTCGTCATCAAGGACACCTCCGCCGCGCGCGCCATGAAGGGCGTGAAGGCCATCTTCACCCATGCGGACCTCGAGGGCGTCGGGCTCCTGCCCTGCCTGTCGCAGATCCCCTCGGTGAAGCCGATCCCGAACCCGCCATGGGAGGTGCTCTGCTCGAAGACGGTGCGCCATGTCGGTGACGGCGTCGCCTTCGTCGTGGCCGACACGCTCGACCGCGCCAAGGATGCCGCCGAGGCCATCGAGATCGAATGGACCTCGCGTGAGCCGATCATCGACGCCGTCGATGCGCTGAAGCCCGGCGCCGCGCAGGTCTGGCCGGACATTGCCGGCAATCTCTGCGGCGAGGTCCATCTCGGCGATGCCGACGCCACGGCCAAGGCCTTCGAGAAGGCCCACCGCACCGTCTCGGTGACCATCGTCAACAACCGCCTGATCACCAACTACATGGAGACGCGCGGCTGCCTCGCCGAGTACGACGCGAAGTCCAAGGGCTTCACGCTCACCCTCGGCAGCCAGGGCTCGCACGGCATCCAGGCGACGCTGGCGACCAAGATCTTCAACATGCCGAAGGAGAAGATCCGCGTCGTCACGCCCGATGTCGGCGGCGGCTTCGGCACCAAGACCTTCATGTTCCGCGAGTATCCGCTCTGCATGGTGGCGGCGCGTAAGCTGAAGAAGCCGGTCGCGTGGGTGCAGGAGCGCGGCGACCATTTCGTCAATTGCAGCCAGGGCCGTGACAACGTCTCGACCGCCACCGCCGCGCTCGACAAGCGCGGCAAGGTGCTGGCGGTGAAGGTGCAGACCATCGCCGACATGGGCGCCTATCTCTCCCAGTACGCGACCTTCATCCCTTACGTCGGCGCGCTGATGCTGGCTGGCGTCTATGCCTTCCCGGCCATGGATGTGCGGCTGAAGTACGCCTACACCAACACCGTGCCGGTGGACGCCTATCGCGGCGCCGGCCGCCCAGAGGCGGCCTATCTCATCGAGCGCCTCATGGACCGCATCGCCATCGAGACCGGCTCGACCCCGGCCGAGGTGCGCCGCCGCAACTTCATCCGGCCCGACCAGTTCCCGTGGAAGACGCCGGTCGGCCGCACCTATGATTCCGGCGAGTTCGACGGCCACATGACCCGCGCCATGGAAGTGGCGGGCTGGGACACGTTCAAGGACCGCCTCAAGGTCGCCCGCAAGGCCGGCAAGATCCGCGGCATCGGCATGGCCACCTATATCGAGGCCTGCGGCGGCGGCGCGCCCGAGAACGCCTGGATGAGCCTCGAGAAGGACGGCTCGGTCATCATCAAGGTCGGCACGCAGTCCAACGGCCAGGGCCACAAGACCGCCTATGCGCAGCTCGCCTCGCAGCACCTCGACATCCCCGTCGAGCGCATCACCGTGATCCAGGGCGACACCGACCTCATCCCCTCCGGCACCGGCACCGGTGGCTCGCGCTCGCTGCCCGTCGGCGGCGCGGCGGTGGATGTTGGCGCGCGGGCGCTCGCCGACGTCATCAAGGAGATGGCGGCGACCGAGATGGAGGTCGGCGTCGCCGACGTCGAGATCGTCGGCGGCAATGTCCGCGTCGTCGGCACCGACAAGTCAATCTCCTACGAGAAGATCGCCTCCCTGCCCGGCGCCGAGGAGAAGCTGAAGTCCCACGGCACCTGGCGCCCGCCGGAGCCGACCTTCCCGAACGGGACGCATATCTGCGAGGTCGAGGTCGATCCGGACACGGGTGCCACCACCATCGTCGGCTACACCGTCGTCGATGACTTCGGCGTCACCATCAACCCGACGCTGCTCGCCGGCCAGGTCCATGGCGGCATCGTCCAGGGCATCGGCCAGGCCCTGCTGGAGCGCACGGTCTACGACAAGGAGAGCGGCCAACTGCTCACCGCCTCGTTCATGGACTACGCCATGCCGCGGGCCGACCACATCCCGAACTTCCACTTCGAGACCCGCAACGTGCCCTGCGTGACCAATCTGCTGGGCATCAAGGGCGCCGGCGAGGCCGGCACCATCGGCGCCTGCCCGGCGGTGATGAACGCCCTCGTCGACGCGCTCTGGCGCGCCTACGGCATCAAGGAGATCGACATGCCCGCCACCCCCGCGGTGGTCTGGGAGGCGATCCAGCAGGCCAAGGCGGCGAAGGCCGCCTGA
- a CDS encoding DoxX family protein — MLSIVRIMFALVLLQHAFVKLFSFPMAVNFAPVGSLPWIAALIEFATGLLLLAGFFTRPAAFLLAGTMAAAYFIGHAPRGFYPIQNGGSLAIMYCFTALYLVFAGPGPWSVDAQRTSNP, encoded by the coding sequence GTGCTCTCGATCGTCCGCATCATGTTCGCGCTGGTGCTGCTGCAGCATGCCTTCGTGAAGCTGTTCAGCTTCCCGATGGCCGTCAATTTCGCGCCGGTCGGTTCGCTCCCGTGGATCGCCGCTCTTATCGAATTTGCCACCGGATTGCTGCTTCTGGCCGGCTTTTTCACCCGTCCGGCGGCTTTTCTGCTCGCCGGCACCATGGCCGCCGCCTATTTCATCGGCCATGCGCCCCGCGGCTTCTACCCCATCCAGAACGGCGGCAGCCTGGCCATCATGTACTGCTTCACCGCGCTTTACCTGGTCTTCGCCGGCCCGGGCCCGTGGAGCGTCGACGCCCAGCGGACCTCCAACCCCTGA